ATGCACGAAAATACCGTGGATGCTTCCAAGGAAAAGCATGTACCGGTAGTGGAAAAAACAGAAGACGGCTATAAAGTGACAATCGGTAGCGTTCCCCACCCAATGGAAAGTGAGCATTATATTGAATGGATTGAGGTTATCGCAGACGGAACACTGTTGCGTAAATGGCTTAAGCCCGGAGATGCGCCGGAAGCATACTTTGTGACTGATGCCAAAGACGTGACGGTGAGGGAGTACTGCAACATCCATGGTTTATGGAAAAGTTAAAACTGTCATTTCTATAACCTTGCCGGCCCTTGGTCTTAAAATAGACCAGGGGTTAATTTTTTTGTTGTTCTGAAAACAAGGCTATAGTAGAATTATGAAAGAATGGAGTGGTGATGAATGTGGCATATAACTGAGCCTGCATATAGAGAAACATTAAAATGTCTAAAAGACGAACCGGTTAAAAACCTTAATATTATTAATTTCATGGAAAACTACCGTATCGCCGGTATTTTAAAAGCCGGGGAATCGGTGGCGGTGCGTGGCTGCAGTGATAATAACTGGCTTTATTTCAGCAGCTCAGATATGGCAGAACTAACATCGCTAACGGAGCAAATCAGCAGTACAGATAAAAACTTTGCTTGCCTGGAAAGCTGGATGCTGCCGTTATTTACAGAGCACAGGAAGGTTGCCTGGAAGATGTCCACTACCCAGTTTTTGCTTCGGGAAGATGTGGAGCTTTCCGCAGAATCTTCTGCCGTCGCTCTTTCCCCGGAGGATGCTCCCTACATCTATCAGCACTTACCCTATAAGGACATAACGTCAGTTAAATATATTGAAGAAAGAATAACACAGGGCGAAAGCGCCGGCATCTATGAACAGGGCAGGTTAGTGGCCTGGGCTGCCACCCATGATGACGGAGCCATGGGCCTTCTGCATGTACTGCCCCAATACCGCAACAGAGGCTACGCCACAGAGGTAATGATCGGATTAATTGGGAAAATACGCAGCGCAGGAAAAATACCATTTGGCCAGATAGAAGGATGGAATGTAAAATCCCTAAACCTGACGGCAAAACTGGGGTTTGTTCCCCATAGAGATGTGCATTGGCTAATGACCAAATGATAACAGGCGTTCAAATATTCTGGTTAGTTCTGTTAGCAGGCCTCAGGGCCTGCTTTTTTTTACTGAGGAAATCGCAGTTTGCGAAGCTGCTAAATTAGTATGAGATATTAAGGAAGCTTAATCACCATTGTTTATGTCATAGGAAGGAATAATTAACAATAAATTGAATTATGAAGAAAAGATATAAACATAAATTTCCATTAAGCTGTTGAGCCGGGGGGCGAGATGATTGAATTTTTTTAAACGTGCACTTACAAGTATCACAAGAAGAAAGCTGAAATCCCTGATTTTTGCTTTAATTGTTCTTATTCTGGGTAATATCATGCTTTCATCATTGTTGATTGTGCAGTCTGTGGACGGTACCAAAGATGCAATACTGAGGGAATTGCCACCGGTTGTGTCTTTGGATATAAATCATGAAAGGTTAAGGGAGATATTTGAGAGCCAAAGTGACCCCGGGGGTATTGAAATAGACTTTATCACCTTTGATGATTTGGAACGAATCGAGGCGGCAAGCGGTACATATATAAAATCCTTTGATTATTCCTCCATGGCAAGCTTTAGCACTAAATCACTGGAGCCTTATAGCGGAGAAAATGATGATTACATGTTTTTCGGGGGTGACACCCCCTACTTTGAAGTGATGGGAGTAGCAAACCCTAACTTTACATTATTGGAAATCGGCGATGCCAAGATAGCTGAAGGTCGGACTTTTACTCAGGAAGAAATAGATAAGGGAAGCCCCGTTTTAATTATGACTCAGCAACTGGCGAAAGCAAATGATTACGTGGTGGGGGAAACCATATCAATTGATAACCTGGTAGTGGATTATACAGAAAGCGGCGAAGAGGTTGTCATAGAGACAATGTCAACGGACTTTCAGTTAGTGGGTCTCATTGAGTATACAGAACTGCCCCAGACAGGCAATCAAGGGGATATGATGCGGGATGATTGGGAAGCGACAATGCGTAATAACAGACTTATCACCAGCAATAATTTTGTGGCTGCCCATAATCAGGAAATGATGGAGACCATGCGTCCAATCATAGAAGAACGGTCGGGGCAAAGGATGGACTCACTTTATGAATACAACCCTTTAAGCGGGGTGCAATTTACCTATATCCTAAACTCGTCGGAAGAAGTAGACCGGTTTGTGGGGGCTGCTGCGTCAGCACTTGACAATGATTTTTATCGCTTTGCAACTCAGGAAGACAGTTTTAAAAATGTTGCCCAACCTCTGGAATCAATGAAAGGCATCTTAACCTACGCTTTTTATATTACCTTGGGCTCTGCCGTGGTTGTCCTTGCGCTGGTGCTGTTTGCTTTTATGCGTGACCGACAAAAAGAGATAGGTATTTATCTGGCTTTAGGCGAGAAACGGTCCAGGATAACATCACAGATGGTGGTGGAAAGTGTGGCGGTGGGCTTGGTAGGAGCAACTCTTGCCTTAATTAGTGGTGTCTTTGTAGCTTCGTTTATCTCCGATATGCTGCTAAGTACACCCCAGGTGGATCCCAATGAGGTAATGATGTTTGGGTCACGTATGGGAAACTACCTGACAACCATAGATTATGACAGTGTTTTGCAGAACTACCGTGTAGCTTTGACACCTGTCTCAATTATCTCGTTTTACGCTGCTGTTACAACTACCATTGTTTTGGCCCAGCTTATCGCTTCAATTTACATTCTCAGATTTGATCCCAAGAAGATCATGCTGTAGGGGGGATGAAATGTCTATTTTGACGGTACGAAACTTAAGTCACTACTATCCTGATGGTGATTACCGTAGATATGTGTTAAAAGATATAAACTTCGACTTTGAAAAGGGAAAGTTCTATACAATTCTTGGTCAGTCGGGTTCAGGAAAGACTACTTTCCTCTCCTTGCTTGCGGCCATGGATTCAGTCCAGGAAGGAGCTATTGAGTATGAAGGTAAGTCTTTTAACAAGTATGATTTGAACACAATCAGAAGGAATCTGATTGGTATGGTGTTTCAGGGCTATAATCTTATCCCTTATATGACTGCTGTGGAAAATGTGATGGTTGCCATGACAATCACTGAGAATGAGATTCCCGACGACAAACAAGACATTGCCTATAATTTGCTGGATTATCTGGGTATTACCAAAACCAAGGCAGACCGGCTGGTTACAAAGCTGTCCGGTGGAGAACAACAGCGTGTTGCCATTGCCAGGGCACTGGCCACCAATGTGGAAGTGATTCTGGCCGATGAGCCCACCGGCAATGTGGATGAGGATACCGAAACGGAAATAATATCTATCTTTAAGAAATTGGCTCATGATCATAACAAATGTGTAATCGTAGTTACTCATTCACCGCTGATTGCCGCAGAAGCTGACGTAGTATTAACTCTCAGGAAAGGAAATTTTATTTTAGATGAGTGATTTTCTTAACGGCTTTAGTAAAGATAACTATAAAAACGGCAAGCGGATTGTTGAGGACAGGCACCCTGAGCAAGGGGCAGGTGAGGGCAAAACGGAGTACCAACAAAGCAGTGCAAAAGCAGCTATTCCTGATAATGCCAGAGAAGAGATATATGAAAAAGATCCAAACAGTGACAAAAGAAATCGCCAAAAGCGGTTGTTAATTATCTCCGGCATAGTAACAGGATGTTTAATTATCGGTTTGTTTATTTATAATTCAAGGCTGGTGAGGTTGCCGGATTTCGTAGGTGATTATGCTGAAAAGGCACATGTCTGGGCCTTGCAAAATAATATTTTTATTGAACTGGAAGAAGAGTACAACATGGATTACGACCGTGGTGTGGTAATTTCTCAAACACCCAGTGTTCAGGAAACAATCTTTAAAGGCGGTTCAGTAACCATGACTGTTTCCAAAGGCACTAACCCCCAGGAGCGTATCCCGTTACCTGATTTTTCCGAGATGAGTGCCTTTGAAATTGAACAATGGATTGCAGATAACAGGGCGGACAATGTTATCATTAACAGGGAATATGATGATACGATACCGCAAAACAGGTTTATTAAAAAAGAGTTTCGAAACCCGGATATTACCGCAGAAAACTATAAACGCGAAGACAGAATGACCATAATTGTTTCCAGGGGACCGGAGGAGTTTGAACAAAATATTGAAGTGCCAGATTTCTCAGGCAAAGCAGAACCGGAAGTCCTGGAGTGGACAAACCAGACAGGCATCAAGCTAAATATTGAACATGATTATTCCGATACAGTACCGGAAAACCAAATCATTAAGCAAAGCATTTTACCGGAAAGCAAAATTGCCAAAAATGAAGAGCTTACTATAACGTTGTCTCAGGGCAGGGCAATTTACGCCCCTTCTTTCTCCGGCCTTTCCAAAGAAGAAGCGGCGGTTAAAGCTTCGACTGCTAATGTAGTAGCTTCAATAATTGAGCATTATGATGATAAAATCCCGGCGGGCCGGCTTATAAGTCAATCGGTAAAACCGGGGACCCTGCTAAATGAGGGTGAATCCACAATTATCCTCTATTATTCTTTGGGGTCACCTTATATACCTAGCTTCAGCGGTCATAATGAAAATGATGTTGCACAAATGTTTACAGAAATGAATAGTAAAAAGGCAAAAGTTTCATATAAGGTAGATTACGTGTATGACGGCATGACACCAAAAGGTACTGTGATAATTAACTCCAATGCTAATTCCACTGTGCCCACAGGTTCTTCCGTGACCCTCACCGTCAGTAAGGGTGGCAGGGTAATTGTCGGTGATTACGTTAAAAAGGATTTCCGATCGGAAGAAATGGGGGCAGAGATAACAAAGCTGGAAGAACAGGGCTTAAAAGTTATCTATGAATATGTGGAATCCTCCAGGGAAAGCGGAACTATCGTCAAACAATCCATTAAATCCGGTACGCAGGTTAATACAGCGGACCATATTCTTATCCTGGAGGTTGCCAATTAAAAGTAAAATAACAACCGTTTAGGTTAATTGTATAGCAGTGATTGAGAGGATGGCCAGTTCATCCTCTCTTTCTTTAGGGCGGGGAAAACCTACATGGTCATCAGGAAAAAATGCAGTTGTAAAGGACTATGGTAATAAATGTTGAATTTCAACATGTACATAATATTCCAACCGGGAGGCGTACATAAATGATAAAACGCATGAACGTGGGAGATATTTTAGACCATACTTTCTCAATCTACAGAAATGACTTCAAATCATATTGGACCCTGGTGGCCCTGGGGATTGTCCCTGCCGCCCTGCTCAACATCCTGTCCCTGCTTTTATTTCCCGTGGCAGCGATTGACCCCTTAGACGGAGTTGGGGTTATGATTAATTCCGGCTTTTTTGCCGGCAGTATTATCTTTGCCATTGTGGGGGGGATTTTGCAGGCCATCGCCTATGGCGGCCTGATAAAAAAATCAGCGGAACAAATAGCGGGAGGGGATATTGAAGCCAACGACGCTTTTAAGTTTGGCGTACGGAAAATCGTACCTGCCTTAGTGGGGGGCCTGCTTGTGGCCGTTGCCGTTTTTCTTGGATTTCTGGCACTGATCATTCCGGGAATTTATCTAATAGTCAGCTTTGCCATGTATTTTCACACCATAATCATTGAAGATGAGGGGCCGTTAGGGGGAATAAGGAGAAGCAGGCGCCTCATCAAAGGGTACTGGTGGCGCTCTCTGGGCGTTTTTATTCTAATTGGAATTTTAACCGGCATTATTGCCTCCATCGTTGCCATCCCGTTTGGTTTACTGTCAGGATTCTTTTTTGTTGGTAATCCCACTACATATGCAATTGTAAATACCTTGGTAAACATCCCCGTCCACATCTTGATCACCCCGCTGACGGCCATTGCATATACGCTCTACTATTATGATTTGCGGGTGCGTCAGGAAAATCTTGATCTGGACATGGCAATTGACGGAATTACTACTTCCAATGAAACTACGGGGGGAGCATGATACAGCTTTACAGCTTCAGCTTGGTCGCCAATGCACAAATTAATAACGACGATGCCCGTCAGCTACTGGAGAAAATCTTAAACACTGCAGAGTTTGCACATGCCCGTGAGGGCATTAGCATCAGTGAATATCTTAGCCATCTGCTGTTACGTGTCCTGTCATACATAAACCTGGATCGCGTAAACGATGTCTTGATTATTGCCATCGTTGTCGCAGGTATTTTGCTGACGTTTTGGCTTGTTCGGCTTACAGCACCTTTCTTGAAAGGTATGAGCTCTAATGTAGAAAGTATCGCTGTTACCGAGGCTGCCACTGTACGCCCTTCACCGCCCAGCCTGCTGCAGGAAGCAGAGAAAAAAGCATCTGCCGGCCATTTTAGATTGGCGCTTCGCGACCTGTATCTTTCTCTCCTGTTTGAAATGGACAACCGACGAGTGATCTCTTACCGACCGGCAAAGACAAACCATGAGTATCTGGCTGAAATCAGAAGCAATGCAGCTACGTTGGAAGCACGCTTTAAATCCATGGTCAATCTGTTTGACTATAAATGGTATGGATTAGAGCACTGTAACATGGAAGATTTCCAAAAGGGACGGGACCTTTATTTTTCCCTTATCCGGGAGGCTTCCCATGACTAAAAAGAAAATAATAGTTTTGTTTGTCGTTGCCCTTTTGGTAATTAGTTTGCTGATTTTCAGGACAGCCGGACCATATCAGCCTTATTCTTCATACAGTCCCATGGCCGACGGAACCAAAGCGATATATTTATTGCTGGAAGAGGTGGGCATTAGCTCTGCTCAGCTTTTAGATGCAGTCCCCTCTGATCCCGGTTTAATGATTCTTATTGAGCCAGGAGATACACTGCTGGTAAACCATTGGCATGATTTGGCAGAGTGGGTGAGTCAGGGTAATACAATATTTATTGCAGCACAGCATGCGTCACCCCTTTATGAGCAGCTGGAGTTAGACACAGAGCTGGTTTTTCATGAACCGGAGACACACCGGATTTCCACAGAACAGGACATAAAACACCATTTGCTGCAAGACGTTGAGACCCTCACGCTTAACTGGGGTACAAGGTTAGTGCAGCACGATAAAATGGGTTTTGCCTACGGCGATCAGCGAGGAATTTTCCTGGCTGAAAAAACCCTCGGTGAGGGACAGATAATCATCTTAACCCAATCATACCTACTGACCAATAGATTTATCAGTCAAGCAGATAATCTGATTTTGTTTTTGAATGTGGTCCGCAATTACGGTCAGGAAGGTGTCTGGTTTAACGAACTGGCGCATGGTTTTTCCTGGACTGACGAACCAACAACAGCATTTATCTGGCCTCTGCGATTTGCTGCCGCACAGCTGGCGCTTGGCATCGCATTGCTCTTTTTCTTCTGGGGTAAGCGCTTTGGACGCCCGATTCCCCTGACGGCAGATCATTTGCCGGAGGCAGGAGAATATATAACGTCTCTGGCTAACATATATCGCCAGGGTAAAGCACAGAAACTGGCACTTGAGAGCTTTCACCAAGCTTTTCTCGACAACCTGGCAAAATATCTAGGTGCCGGTGCCAACATCCCCGCACACAAACTGGTGCAGATTTTTTCTAAAAGGCCTTGGGTTAATGTTGCTGAGCTGGAAGAACTGCTGACCCAGTGTGAAACATTAAAGGCAAAAACAGACATAACGGAACAAGAACTTTTTACACTGGCCCGCAACATCGATATGTGGCAGGAAAATAATCTATTGCGCCGTCCTGAAAGGAGAAATATGAATGGAAGACAAAGCGATTAATACTCAGGCAGAAGACCTTTTTTCTGCTATGGGCAACATCATTTCGGGGCAAAGGAACGTTATGGAGGACGTTCTGGTGGCCGTTATTGCTCAGGGACATGTTCTGCTGGAAGGCCCTCCCGGCGTAGGAAAAACCACCATTGTAAATACTCTGGCTTCATTGGTAAACTGCAGTTTCAGACGCATCCAGTTCACTCCGGATCTAATGCCTTCTGATGTTATCGGCAACAACGTCTTTAATTTCCAAACCAGCCGGTTTGTGTTAAAAAAAGGCCCGGTTTTCACCCACTTCTTATTGGCTGATGAAATAAACCGCACACCGCCTAAAACCCAGGCTGCACTGCTGGAAGCCATGGAAGAAAGACAGGTTACGCTGGATGGTGAAACTATTGCTTTAGAAGAACCTTTCATCGTGGTAGCCACCGAAAACCCCATTGAACATGAGGGGACTTATCCGCTGCCGGAAGCACAATTGGACCGCTTTATGATGAAAGTGCTGGTATCATACCCTGAGGCAAGTGAAGAAAAACAAATGCTGGAGCGTCTACAAAACGGAAAAGCTCCGGTGTTAAATGAGCTTCGCCCCGTGCTGGAACAAAAAGACCTGATTGCTTTAAGCCGGAAAACAGACGAAATAACGGTGGAAGAATCAGTGATGGAATATATTTTAAGCATTGTCAGAGCAACCCGAAATGACCATAACCTGTTTTTGGGAGGAAGTCCACGGGCTTCCCTTGCACTGCTCAGATGTGGCAAAGCGCTGGCAGCTTTAAACGGGCGAACATTTGTCACTCCGGATGATATCAAAAGAGTTTGTTTTCCTGTTTTGCGGCACAGAATTATCCTCAAACCTGAAGCAGAGATTGAAGGCTTAACCCAGGACGATGTTATTCAGCTCATTTTAAACGGTGTGGAGGTTCCCAGATAATCAAAAAGGCCAAACGGAGGTTACATATGGTTTCTTCGCCCAGACTGATCGCCATTGTCTTCAGTGGTGCTGCAGCCTTGTTTTTCCTCATCCTTGCTGCATCAATAAGCACAACCCAGGCAATGGCCTTATTTATCCTCTATAATGCAGTCACCGGCGTGCTGCTGCTTGCCGACCGGCGCCTAACACCAACGCCCGGGATGCTGCAAATTGACCGCACTTTTGAACATCGTTTCTCCCTTGGCGCTGATAATCCGGTGACTATTACCGCAGCTAACAGAAGCTCCGCCGACCTTACTTTAACCATCAAAGATGAGCCGCCGTTTAGCTTCCAGGCCAGCGCAAAAACTATCACAGGCAAACTTCCGGCTTCATCCCAGGCTACATTTAGATATACACTGAACCCTCCCAAGCGGGGCGACTATCTGTTTGGCAGCATTAATTTACGCTATCCAAGCAGGCTGGGATTATTTATTTGGCAAAGCAGCTTGCCTTTAGAGAATAACATGATTCGTGTTTATCCCAATATCCGGGAAATCAGAAAATATCAGATTCTGACCCAGCGAAGCCATCTGGTGGAGGCGGGACTAAAACGCTCACGTGCCACAGGGTTGGGGACCGATTTTGAAAGCCTGCGCGACTATCAGATTGATGATACGTACCGACGCATTAACTGGGGAGCTACAGCAAGGCGAGGCCGCCTTACCGTCAATCAGTACACAGTGGATCGCAGTCAAAATATTTTGCTTGTTCTGGATGCAGGACGTCTGATGAGTGGCACAATCACCACTCTATCTAAACTGGATCATGCCGTAAATACCAGCCTTCTATTGGGGTATGTGGGCGTAACCCATGATGACAATGTGGGGATGATTTCATTTGCAGATGAGGTGAAAACATACCTGCCGCCCCGTAAAGGACAACCTCAACTGCAAAAAATTTTGGCAGGACTGTACAACTTGCAGCCTCAAATAGTGGAAAGTGACTACCAGGCGGTCTGCAGGTATATCGGCTTCAGAAACAGAAAGCGCAGCTTAATCTGTTTCTTTACCGACCTGATTGATGATGAATCATCACGTCGCCTGATTACACATCTGTCTTCATTGACCGGCAAACACTTGGTACTCTGCATTACCATGCTGGATCAGCAGATAGTAAAGCAGGCCGAAAAAACACCTGAGGATTCATTGGAGCTATATCAAAAAGCTGTGGCTCAGACAGTACTGCGCAACCGTCGGGAAGCGATTTCCATTTTAAAAAGCAACGGTGTGGTGGTAGTAGACGTGCCCCCCGACGAACTTTCAGTTGCCACCATAAATAAATACCTGGAACTTAAATCGCAATCAAGATTGTAGGAGGTACAGTAGTGAATTCCGAAGTTTTTCTGGCTTCCAACCGCAAAACGTGGGAACGGCTTAATCTCATTCTCGATAAGATAGCACAAAACGGTCCGGCCGCTCTTTCACAGGAGGACATAAAAGCGCTGGGGCCGCTTTTTCGCCGTGTTACTGCTCACCTTGCCTACGCCAATACCCATTTCCCCGGCCACGAGATGAATGAGTATCTAAACAAATTGGTGGTAAAAGCTCATGCACATATTTATAAAAAAGAAACCATGGGTATGTACCGACTGATGAGATTTTTTTCCACTGAGTTCCCCTCACTTGTGGCCATTCATTGGCAAATGATTACGGCAGCAGGCATCATCCTAATCTTTGGGCTGCTCTCAGGCTACCTGTTAAATTATTACCAGCCGTCTTTAAATTCACTTATTGTTCCGGAGCAGATGCAAACCTTAATCGGCGAAGACCTGGCACGCGGCAATGTGGGCGCCGACTGGCCGGTAGCAGAGAGGCCCGCAATTTCATCGATGATAATGGTTAACAACATTCAAGTCGGTTTCTTATCTTTTGCCCTGGGGTTTACCTGGGGCCTGGGGACGGTTTATGTTATGCTCTACAATGGGTTACTGGTCGGCGTCCTCGGCGCCATCTTCACCTCTGCAGGTTTTGGACTTGAATTTTGGACTTTGATTTTACCGCATGGGGCACTTGAATTGGCTGCCATCTTTATTTGTGGAGGAGCAGGTCTCGTTTTGGCCAAAGCGCTGGTCAAACCGGGTGATTACCTTCGCAAAGACGCTTTGCTCATTCAAGGGAAAATAGCCATGAAGCTTGTTTTAGGTACAATTCCCATGTTTGTCATTGCGGCACTAATCGAGGGCTTTATCACTCCCAGCAACCTCCCGGGCGCTGCCAAGCTTCTGGTGGCGGTATTATCAATGCTGCTCTTCTTTCTTTACCTCTACACAGGAATTCGCAAAAACAGAAACATTATAAAACAGGAGGCAACAAGTGCAACAAGAATATAAATGGCTTAGCCCTGAAAAAGTTTACCTGAATTTAGAATTAGCCGGTCTTGGCTCCCGGTTTGCTGCCCGTTTTATCGACGGTGTTATTCAGGTTATCCTAATTATTTTTGTGGGGGTTATAAGCTTCTATGCCCCTTGGGATACCACTCTGAATATTGCTCTGCTGTTTATTTTAGTATTTGCCGTAATGACCGGATACTTTATCTTTTTTGAAACTTTTTGGAACGGTCAGACCCCTGGCAAACGAATAATTCGCATTCGTGTGGTGCAATCAGACGGTTCGGCAGTAACCTTTGTCAAAGTTCTCATCCGTAATATTATCCGTATCATCGATCAGCTCCCGTTCTCATATGCCATTGGCATGATTTCCGTATTCGTTACCAAGAGCAGTCAAAGGCTAGGCGATATGGCAGCCGGAACGATTGTGGTTAAAGAAAACATAGAAGAAGTACCTAAGCCCCTTGAACTACATGTTGAGGAAATGCCCTGGACCGGAGCAGCACGGCTAAATATTCACAAAATAAGCGAAAATGAATTTGCAGTCTTGAAAAAATACCTGCTGCGCCGCAGCTCACTTAGCACCATTGAAAAACAGGAATGGGACCATAAACTCACCCTGTTTTTCCGTGAACAACTGGGATTATCATCACTCGATACAGGACCTCCACTACAGTTTCTGCAGCAGGTTGCAGCCCTTTACCAAAACCAATGATTTGATCTGACGCAACTTAAACCTCAAGCTCTAACTGTCAAAAAGAACTATCAGTGTTTTTTCGGATAGCTTCCGTGATGTAAAAGCCTATGTTGATGCCCCGTGTCACTAGGGGGAGCAATAGAGGCATAAAACAAGCGACACGGGTTGGAGCCCGTGTCGCTTGTTTTATGGGAACCGAATAAGCGTGCCGTTCTTACATTGTTACTTTCTGATTCTCAGAGAACTGCCGGGCCAGGTTCACAAAGGTGGGTGGCAGTGAGGTCCGTATGCCGGTGGCATGGTTAACAAAGAAGATAATCTGATGGCCTTCTGCCAGCAACCGTCCGTTTTTGTTGACGTAACGGAAGATGAGGCGGGCCCGGCCCTGTTCTTCAGAATAATCTCCGATGCTTACCCTGACTTCCACACTTTCGTTGAGGAAGACCGGATATAGGTAGCGGATTGAGACCTCACCGGTCAAAAAGGCGGGCCACTCAATTTGGTTTAAGTCCCCGTTTTCCACAATCATCCGTTCCCGGGCAATACAGGCCCAGTCCAGGTATCTGGCATCATAGGCAATTCCCAGTACCGTGGCATCCTGTGGCGTCACAACATGATGATAAGCATAGTAATTACCAGCCATAATACACCTCCATAAAAGTTGTGTGAAAATTCTGTATATTTGAATCATACCATTTTTTCCCCCATATTGCAAAGCTAAATTCCATTTTATTCAATGCAGGCTAATTCAGGTATTTCAAGAGTTTCATTACCAGTCAATTTTCTTAGGGAGTTCCAACTGGAGTTCAAAGCTTTCCCTGGGGTATCCTTGTTCTCTGGCCGCGCTTTCCAGTTCATCTTCCAGATCTATGTAGTCTTTATCGCGTTGAGCAATCCGTTTTGCCATAATGGAAATGTTTTTAAGGCGTTTTTCCGGGGACATTTTGACAAAGCGGTAGTTAAGAAGGTCTATATATTGAGTGAGATAGTCCCGAAAAGTAAGATATTCGGAATTCATAATGTTTAGCATGCGGGAAAATGTGGGGGCAGTAACGGTTTCACTGAGGCAGTGCATAATTGCCGCCTGAAATTGACGTACTGTAACAAGGGGAAGATTCCAGATCGTTTTGCTGTCTGTGAATCTGATGTGATGTTTTTTGGCCAAACTTTCAGCGTGGAGGTCCAATAGTTCGTTGAGAACCATAATGATAAACAATGTTTCCGGCCAAAACATTTTGATTTTCATATAGACATTCTTGTCGGAGCAGATAACAGACTGAAATCGTTTCACGTCCTCATTAATGCCATTGTCCACAAAAAGAATTTCCCGGTCCCCCATAAAAGCATGGCGCAGATCGTAGCAGAGGCCCAGCACACGGAGGCGGGACTGTTCAAGGGCCGGGTGCTCTTCCTCATTGCCTACCACTGTATGCAGTGATCCATATAAATTGTTAAAATCATTATAGTCGCCACAGATGGCAACGCCGGTGTTGTTTGTAGTATTTTGAGCATAAATCATTTTAGTTTGTGCTCCTCATTTTAGGCTAATTATACTCCTTGCCGCTGGTAAACGGCAAGTTTTAGGTGCTATTGTTCAGTTTCTCTTAATTATTAATATTTCTTTTATTGCTATGTAAAATGTTTGTTTGTAAGTTGTTGTGGCTGCATAATTGTGGTAGAAAAAATGACTATGTTTCTTTGCCGCCATTCTAAAAAAACGATATAATTAGCATAAATACAGGCAGAGCTTAGGAGGGACGTAATGAAATTTGTATGGTGTACAATTACGGTGAAGAATATGGAAGAATCGTTAAAGTTCTATCAGGAAATTGTAGGTCTTTCTGTGAATAAAAGATTTACAGCAGGGCCGGAGATGGAATTAGTGTTTTTGGGAGATGGTGAAACACAGGTAGAGCTGATTTGCAATCCTAGCCAAAAAGCACCGCGGCAGGTTGAGGGAATCTCCATTGGGTT
The Dethiobacter alkaliphilus AHT 1 genome window above contains:
- a CDS encoding desulfoferrodoxin — encoded protein: MTELMQVFKCNVCGNITEVVHAAEGELVCCNEPMELMHENTVDASKEKHVPVVEKTEDGYKVTIGSVPHPMESEHYIEWIEVIADGTLLRKWLKPGDAPEAYFVTDAKDVTVREYCNIHGLWKS
- a CDS encoding GNAT family N-acetyltransferase; this translates as MWHITEPAYRETLKCLKDEPVKNLNIINFMENYRIAGILKAGESVAVRGCSDNNWLYFSSSDMAELTSLTEQISSTDKNFACLESWMLPLFTEHRKVAWKMSTTQFLLREDVELSAESSAVALSPEDAPYIYQHLPYKDITSVKYIEERITQGESAGIYEQGRLVAWAATHDDGAMGLLHVLPQYRNRGYATEVMIGLIGKIRSAGKIPFGQIEGWNVKSLNLTAKLGFVPHRDVHWLMTK
- a CDS encoding ABC transporter permease, whose protein sequence is MNFFKRALTSITRRKLKSLIFALIVLILGNIMLSSLLIVQSVDGTKDAILRELPPVVSLDINHERLREIFESQSDPGGIEIDFITFDDLERIEAASGTYIKSFDYSSMASFSTKSLEPYSGENDDYMFFGGDTPYFEVMGVANPNFTLLEIGDAKIAEGRTFTQEEIDKGSPVLIMTQQLAKANDYVVGETISIDNLVVDYTESGEEVVIETMSTDFQLVGLIEYTELPQTGNQGDMMRDDWEATMRNNRLITSNNFVAAHNQEMMETMRPIIEERSGQRMDSLYEYNPLSGVQFTYILNSSEEVDRFVGAAASALDNDFYRFATQEDSFKNVAQPLESMKGILTYAFYITLGSAVVVLALVLFAFMRDRQKEIGIYLALGEKRSRITSQMVVESVAVGLVGATLALISGVFVASFISDMLLSTPQVDPNEVMMFGSRMGNYLTTIDYDSVLQNYRVALTPVSIISFYAAVTTTIVLAQLIASIYILRFDPKKIML
- a CDS encoding ABC transporter ATP-binding protein yields the protein MSILTVRNLSHYYPDGDYRRYVLKDINFDFEKGKFYTILGQSGSGKTTFLSLLAAMDSVQEGAIEYEGKSFNKYDLNTIRRNLIGMVFQGYNLIPYMTAVENVMVAMTITENEIPDDKQDIAYNLLDYLGITKTKADRLVTKLSGGEQQRVAIARALATNVEVILADEPTGNVDEDTETEIISIFKKLAHDHNKCVIVVTHSPLIAAEADVVLTLRKGNFILDE
- a CDS encoding PASTA domain-containing protein, translated to MSDFLNGFSKDNYKNGKRIVEDRHPEQGAGEGKTEYQQSSAKAAIPDNAREEIYEKDPNSDKRNRQKRLLIISGIVTGCLIIGLFIYNSRLVRLPDFVGDYAEKAHVWALQNNIFIELEEEYNMDYDRGVVISQTPSVQETIFKGGSVTMTVSKGTNPQERIPLPDFSEMSAFEIEQWIADNRADNVIINREYDDTIPQNRFIKKEFRNPDITAENYKREDRMTIIVSRGPEEFEQNIEVPDFSGKAEPEVLEWTNQTGIKLNIEHDYSDTVPENQIIKQSILPESKIAKNEELTITLSQGRAIYAPSFSGLSKEEAAVKASTANVVASIIEHYDDKIPAGRLISQSVKPGTLLNEGESTIILYYSLGSPYIPSFSGHNENDVAQMFTEMNSKKAKVSYKVDYVYDGMTPKGTVIINSNANSTVPTGSSVTLTVSKGGRVIVGDYVKKDFRSEEMGAEITKLEEQGLKVIYEYVESSRESGTIVKQSIKSGTQVNTADHILILEVAN
- a CDS encoding DUF4129 domain-containing protein, with protein sequence MIQLYSFSLVANAQINNDDARQLLEKILNTAEFAHAREGISISEYLSHLLLRVLSYINLDRVNDVLIIAIVVAGILLTFWLVRLTAPFLKGMSSNVESIAVTEAATVRPSPPSLLQEAEKKASAGHFRLALRDLYLSLLFEMDNRRVISYRPAKTNHEYLAEIRSNAATLEARFKSMVNLFDYKWYGLEHCNMEDFQKGRDLYFSLIREASHD